Proteins found in one Brachypodium distachyon strain Bd21 chromosome 5, Brachypodium_distachyon_v3.0, whole genome shotgun sequence genomic segment:
- the LOC100824557 gene encoding psbQ-like protein 3, chloroplastic produces the protein MALQLAIQALAASLSPAPNKPTKPPSPSNGHQQPQEPIITSRSRRLAIVGTALMASHLLPPATGSAGAFDLRLTVPEQSSEEAEAVVRTDARNLVRVRDLIDARSWRELQASLRASAANLKQDLYAIINAKPASQRPELRRLYSDLFNSVTRLDYAARDKDELQVKEYYGNMVAAIDQIFAKIM, from the exons ATGGCATTGCAGCTCGCCATCCAGGCACTCGCCGCAAGCCTCTCCCCCGCTCCCAACAAACCAACCAAGCCGCCGAGCCCGAGCAATGGCCATCAGCAACCGCAGGAACCAATCATCACCAGCAGAAGCAGAAGGCTCGCGATTGTCGGCACGGCGCTCATGGCGTCCCATCTGCTGCCGCCCGCGACGGGCAGCGCCGGCGCGTTCGACCTCCGGCTGACCGTGCCGGAGCAGTCGagcgaggaggccgaggccgtggTGAGGACCGACGCGAGGAACCTGGTCCGCGTCAGGGACCTCATCGACGCCCGGTCCTGGCGGGAGCTTCAGGCGTCGCTCCGGGCCAGCGCCGCCAACCTCAAGCAGGACCTGTACGCCATCATCAATGCTAAGCCCGCGAGCCAGCGGCCCGAGCTCCGCAGGCTCTACTCCGACCTCTTCAACAGCGTCACCAGA CTGGACTATGCGGCCAGGGATAAGGACGAACTCCAAGTAAAGGAATACTACGGCAACATGGTCGCTGCCATTGACCAGATTTTTGCCAAAATCATGTAG
- the LOC100823944 gene encoding photosynthetic NDH subunit of lumenal location 3, chloroplastic produces MDCGIELKGCVCRIKNCATELFSMEEDLMIDDEESWNLVGRDLRLKATFLYIDLSRVISSCGSDECKKTLTRLANKFLYFMDELEDAVKSRSVPLMQMCYSDTTHVLREVVAALVPSH; encoded by the exons ATGGATTGTGGGATTGAATTGAAGGGATGTGTTTGCCGGATCAAGAACTGTGCTACTGAGCTCTTCTCAATGGAGGAGGATTTGATGATTGATGATGAAGAGTCATGGAACCTAGTTGGGAGGGACCTCCGGCTGAAGGCCACCTTCTTGTATATTGACCTCAGCCGTGTGATCTCCTCCTGCGGAAGTGATGAGTGCAAGAAGACGCTCACTCGCCTAGCCAACAAGTTCCTCTACTTCATGGATGAG TTGGAAGATGCTGTGAAGAGCAGAAGCGTCCCCCTCATGCAGATGTGCTACAGTGACACAACCCATGTTCTCCGGGAGGTGGTCGCCGCCCTTGTGCCGTCCCATTAG
- the LOC100825573 gene encoding gibberellin 2-beta-dioxygenase 8: protein MPALFADGATSDPPLADSYRALLRSGGIAHPPEESLSPVLERDLPMIDIECLITTGGEGGASSMRKKKACADAMARAASEWGFFQVTNHGVGKELLEEMRKEQARLFRLPFETKRKAGLLNGSYRWGNPTATSLRQLSWSEAFHVPLASISGRDCDYGKLSSLRGVMQEVADAMSRVADAVAGALAEKLGQEAGSALFPAGCDGTTCFLRLNRYPACPFAPDTFGLVPHTDSDFLTILCQDQVGGLQLMKDSRWVAVKPHPDALIVNIGDLFQAWSNNRYKSVEHKVVANAKAERFSVAYFLCPSYDAPVGTCGEPSPYRSFTFGEYRRKVQDDVKRTGKKIGLPNFLKHPPIVDGLK, encoded by the exons ATGCCGGCCTTGTTCGCCGATGGCGCCACCAGCGATCCGCCTCTGGCGGACAGCTACCGCGCGCTCCTCCGCAGCGGCGGCATTGCGCATCCGCCGGAGGAGAGCTTATCACCCGTGCTGGAGCGCGACCTGCCCATGATCGACATCGAGTGCCTCATCACCACGGGCGGCGAAGGTGGCGCGAGCtcgatgaggaagaagaaggcgtgCGCGGACGCCatggcgcgcgcggcgtcggAGTGGGGCTTCTTCCAGGTGACGAACCACGGCGTGGGGAaggagctgctggaggagatgAGGAAGGAGCAGGCGAGGCTGTTCCGGCTGCCGTTCGAGACCAAGCGCAAGGCCGGGCTCCTCAACGGCTCCTACCGCTGGGGAAACCCGACGGCGACGTCGCTCCGGCAGCTCTCGTGGTCCGAGGCCTTCCACGTCCCGCTCGCCAGCATCTCCGGGAGGGACTGCGACTACGGAAAGCTCAGCTCACTCAG GGGCGTGATGCAGGAGGTGGCGGACGCGATGTCGCGGGTGGCGGACGCGGTGGCCGGAGCGCTGGCGGAGAAGCTGGGGCAGGAGGCCGGGTCGGCGTTGTTCCCCGCGGGGTGCGACGGGACGACGTGCTTCCTGCGGCTCAACAGGTACCCGGCGTGCCCGTTCGCGCCGGACACGTTCGGCCTGGTGCCGCACACGGACAGCGACTTCCTCACCATCCTCTGCCAGGACCAGGTCGGGGGCCTACAGCTCATGAAGGATTCCCGCTGGGTCGCCGTGAAGCCCCACCCCGATGCCCTCATTGTCAACATCGGCGATCTGTTTCAG GCGTGGAGCAACAACAGGTACAAGAGCGTGGAGCACAAAGTGGTGGCCAACGCCAAGGCGGAGCGCTTCTCCGTCGCCTACTTCCTGTGCCCGTCCTACGACGCGCCCGTCGGCACTTGCGGCGAGCCGTCGCCGTATAGGTCCTTCACCTTCGGGGAGTACAGGAGGAAAGTGCAGGACGATGTCAAGAGGACCGGCAAAAAGATTGGTCTCCCCAACTTTCTCAAACATCCTCCCATAGTCGACGGCCTCAAATGA
- the LOC100824964 gene encoding uncharacterized protein LOC100824964 gives MSASDRSSDENAIENLFEDPIAQEMENKIDNAIAIAMEAQIEAVLLGTNRRRRRRRHSGKRRFIDRGREAGHERLVGDYFSDTPVYTDAMFRRRYRMRRPLFLRIVKALGEWSPFFTQRRDALNRPGFSPLQKCTVAMRMLANACSADSIDECFRIGPSTAIDCIKNFVQGVRVIFGPEYLRKPTPADIQRLLQMGEAHGFPGMLGSLDCMHWDWKNFPVAWKGQFTRGDHGVSTVMLEAVASQDTSIWHSFFGVAGSNNDINVLNQSPLFTTVLQGRAPPVEFTVNGRQYDMGYYLVDGIYPEWAAFVKSIPLPQNQRDKIFAKRQESARKDVERAFGILQARFAILRYSARFWHRSTLADIMYACIILHNMIVEDERDTYAGKHEYNYDQGRKPIPPVVIHPGPIAGFTNVLAINASIRDKRNHARLKGDLVQHIWNRFGDGQHNN, from the coding sequence ATGTCCGCCTCCGATAGATCGAGTGATGAGAACGCCATCGAGAACTTGTTCGAGGATCCTATTGCACAGGAGATGGAAAACAAGATTGACAACGCCATTGCCATCGCAATGGAGGCTCAGATTGAAGCTGTACTTCTTGGTACCaatcgccgtcgccgccgccgccgtcacagTGGTAAGAGGCGATTCATTGATAGAGGTAGGGAGGCTGGCCATGAACGCCTCGTTGGAGATTATTTCTCAGATACACCGGTTTACACAGATGCCATGTTCCGTCGAAGATACCGAATGAGAAGACCTTTATTTCTCCGCATCGTGAAAGCTCTCGGTGAGTGGTCGCCATTTTTTACGCAGAGAAGAGATGCATTAAATAGACCAGGATTCTCGCCTTTGCAGAAATGTACGGTAGCTATGCGGATGTTGGCGAATGCATGCTCAGCTGATTCCATTGATGAATGCTTCCGCATAGGACCAAGTACAGCAATAGATTGCATAAAGAATTTTGTTCAAGGTGTGAGAGTAATATTTGGTCCAGAGTATCTTCGGAAACCAACACCTGCTGACATTCAGCGATTGCTTCAAATGGGAGAGGCTCATGGCTTTCCAGGCATGCTCGGAAGTCTTGATTGCATGCACTGGGATTGGAAGAATTTCCCGGTTGCGTGGAAGGGGCAGTTCACTCGTGGGGATCATGGAGTATCCACGGTCATGCTTGAGGCAGTTGCATCACAAGATACTTCGATTTGGCATTCATTTTTTGGCGTTGCTGGATCAAacaatgacatcaatgtgtTGAACCAATCACCGTTGTTCACCACCGTGTTGCAAGGAAGAGCTCCGCCAGTTGAATTCACAGTTAATGGACGGCAATACGATATGGGGTATTATCTAGTAGACGGGATATATCCTGAATGGGCTGCATTTGTGAAATCAATCCCTCTACCTCAGAATCAAAGGGATAAAATATTTGCAAAGCGTCAAGAGTCGGCTAGAAAAGATGTTGAAAGAGCGTTTGGAATTCTACAAGCTCGGTTTGCTATTCTAAGGTATTCAGCTCGTTTTTGGCACCGCTCAACCCTCGCCGACATCATGTATGCGTGCATTATATTGCACAACATGATAGTGGAGGATGAAAGGGATACATATGCTGGTAAACATGAATATAATTATGATCAAGGGAGGAAGCCAATACCACCGGTAGTAATCCACCCTGGTCCTATAGCTGGTTTCACCAATGTACTGGCCATAAATGCTTCTATTCGTGATAAAAGGAACCATGCTCGTCTAAAAGGTGACTTGGTTCAACATATTTGGAATCGCTTTGGAGATGGACAACACAACAATTAG